The window CGACCGTGTGCGGCGCTGCCGGCGAAAGCCCCGCCCCCGCGGGCACGTGCATGAGCACGGACCACAGTCCCGCGGTGCTCACGGGCAACGAGAACGTCACCCGGTCCGTTGCGAGCGACGACGGCAACGACACGCGAGCTGCGCCACCACTCGCAGCCGCCATCGTGCTCGGCAGGAAACCCGCCGTCACCGTCGGTACTCGGATCGTTCTCCTCACGCACGACCGGCAGCGGCCGGAAACCAGCGGGCTGGAACGGCACCGCTACCGCAGTCTGGAAGTAACTCGCGTGCAGCGCAGGCAGATCGTCGTAGAGCCCTTCTGCATACCAGAACACGTCCGCGAACCGCCACAGATCGCCATCACGACGTCGTTCAGGGTGCCGCCGGAGCGCTCGCCGAGTGCCTTGATCCGCGCCATGTCGTACTGCTGGGTCGCCAACCGGCGGTTGCGACCCGTGCGCCCGTTGAGGATCGTGTTGGGCGCGCTGACGCTGTTGATGATCTCGCTGTCGCGCAGCTTCTCGGTCTCGAGTTTGAGCACCGCCTTGGTGACATCGGTGCCCATGCTCGCCACGGCTCCGACTCCTTGCGCGACGCCGGTCACCGGCGCCGTGATCTTGCTGAGCAGCGACTTCGTGGGGGCGCGGAGTCTTGGCGCGCTTGGTCGGCTTGAGGCTGAAGAAGTACGGCTGATCGCGCGCCTCGGGGTCGCGGCTGAGGCTGCGACCGAGGATCTTGACGGCCGTGAAACCGTCGACCAATGCGTGGTGCACCTTCGTATAGATCGCGAAGCGGCCGCCGGTCAGACCCTCGATGAAGTGCACCTCCCAGGGGGGCCTGGTGAAGTCGATCTGGGTGCTGTGCAATCGGCTGACCAGGACGCCGAGTTCGCGTTCGTCGCCCGGGCTGGCCAGCGCGGAGCGGCGTACGTGGTATTCGATGTCGAAGTCGTCGTCCTCGACCCAGGCCTGGAGTGGGTGCATCAGCAGGTGCGGGTGCGTAAGCTGAGATTCCACGGTGACTCGACGGGCGCGTCGCGCAGTTTGTAGACCATGTCGCGCAGATCAGCTCGGACCGGCGTCTCGTGGTGGCGTGAACGGCATCACCGAGGCCACGTGCATCTTGGTCTCGGGTGTCTCACCCCAGAGGAACATCGCGTCCTGGGCTGGGACTCGCCGCTTCTTCGCCATGCGACCGAACGCTACCCGTGCGTACGGCCCGCGTCAGCCTTGTGGACCGAGGCTCATGCGGACCGGATTCTGTGTCGGCCGCCCGGCTCCGGTAATCTTCCCCGCGGTGGCGTGTCCGAGCGGCCTAAGGAGAACGCCTCGAAAGCGTTTGTGGGTGCAAGCCCACCGAGGGTTCAAATCCCTCCGCCACCGCCGAGGGCTGTCCACGAAACTATTTGTGAGTAGCCACGAAACTCCCCGCAACCGTCTGGTTGTGGGGAGTTTTGGCGTTCCGGGGCGGGTGGGACCGTGCGCGTGGCGGGTTTTCGGCGTCGTGGTTGCCGTCGAGGTGGCGAAATGAACCGCCCCGGCATGTCCGGGAGAGCTGATTCGTTGGAAGGATCACTCTCATGGCACGTCCCTCGAGGTACCCGACCGAGCTGCGTGAGCGCGCAGTGCGGATGGTGATGGAGTCCAGGCGGGACTATCCGCACGAGTCCGCCGTGATCAGGTCGGTCGCGGCGAAGCTGGGCATCACCTCTACTGAATCGCTGCGTAAGTGGCTGCGGCAGGCCGAGATCGACGGCGGTGTCCGCGTCGGCAAGTCCAGCGAGGAGATCGCTGAGATCAAGGCGTTGAAGAAAGAGGTCGCCGAACTGCGGCGGGCGAACGAGATCTTGAAGAGCGCTTCGGCTTTCTTCGCGGCGGAGCTCGACCGCCCCAACAGGTTCTGATCGACTACATCGAGGACCACAAGGTGGAGTTCGGGGTCGAGCCGATCTGCCGCGTGCTCAGTGAGCACGGGATCAAGATCGCTCCGTCCACCTACTACGAGGCTCGCTCACGCCGGCCTTC of the Nocardioides sp. genome contains:
- a CDS encoding wax ester/triacylglycerol synthase domain-containing protein, yielding MESQLTHPHLLMHPLQAWVEDDDFDIEYHVRRSALASPGDERELGVLVSRLHSTQIDFTRPPWEVHFIEGLTGGRFAIYTKVHHALVDGFTAVKILGRSLSRDPEARDQPYFFSLKPTKRAKTPRPHEVAAQQDHGAGDRRRARSRSRGEHGHRCHQGGAQTRDREAARQRDHQQRQRAQHDPQRAHGSQPPVGDPAVRHGADQGTRRALRRHPERRRDGDLWRFADVFWYAEGLYDDLPALHASYFQTAVAVPFQPAGFRPLPVVREENDPSTDGDGGFPAEHDGGCEWWRSSRVVAVVARNGPGDVLVAREHRGTVVRAHARARGGGAFAGSAAHGR